Within the Kwoniella dejecticola CBS 10117 chromosome 5, complete sequence genome, the region ACAGTCCTCAAGCCCAAGTAAGCGCAAACTGACCTCGAGGCGCTGCGATTTAGTATGGCCCAGGTATCTATCCGATGGCTATTGATTTGGTCTCGAGGGGGTTGATCGATTTGAAACCGCTCATCACGCACAAGTAAGCCACAATCCAAGGTCTGCGTCTCAGTGTAGGGCCGAGAGCATTTCGCCGTAGCTCGAGCTGATTGCATGCGATCAATACAGATTCGCTTGGGAAGATGCTGTGAAGGCTTTCGAGACGACTAAAGCTGCGAAGGGCGAGGACGGTAAAATGGCTATCAAAGTTATGAGTGAGTTTGACATCCCTATTCCTATACTTGTGTACTCGAGGATACTGATGACGAACTCGGTCCGCAGTCGGACCTCCTCCCAGACTACGGGAATGAATGAGCCTTTCAATAATCAttgaggacaagaaggacgTTATACTGTCTTTGCTTGAGCCTTTTACGTGATGTAATGCAATGCAGTATGATACAACAATAACAAATCAACGAGTCAACACATCCACGCCGTCCTCTGTGATCAGGACTTGGTGCTCGAactgagctgatcttgctccAGACTGGAGTAGAAAGGCATGGTGTAAAAGCATCATGAGAAGAATAAGCTTGCAAGTCACTGCATCTGACAAAGTGAGACGAAAGTTCCAAGCCTCACCAAGGCAAGAATTTAAAACtccagactcacctcagtGACCATCGTCCAGCCGTCATCCCACAATTCCCCTCGCGCATTACTTCCTTGCACTAGGCAGGGCTCGATGGTAAAGCAATCTCCGGGCATCAACACTCCCGGCTCATTGTTACCTACGATTCGCAATATATCAGTTGACTGACCATGGGCGGAGTGGAACGCAGGGGAATGCTACGCACGGCAATGGAATATCCACGGTGGTCTGTGGAAGACATCTCCTATTCCATGGCCTGAGAACTGGCCATTTACCGAAAACCCATGACGTTTTGCGAATTCTCTATGGTAAATACAGAATGAGAGAATCAGTCACACCATCAATGCAGTGCTCCCTTCTTCTGCGAGGTCGTGGGCGGACGTCGAGCAGGCGATCTGGGAGGAATGCACAGCTCACTCAATCTCCATGCCTATATCTTTGTATTTCCTACCGGGCTTACAAGCTTTGATGCCCACTTCCAACGCTTCTTGCGTCGCTTCTACCAAATCTCGACCCGGCTTATCGACGTCCGGAAGAACGAAGGTAGCGGAGGTGTCGCCGTGATACCCTTTGTAGTATATGGTTAGGTCCACATTGATTATGTCTTCTGGGTGTAACGGGCGACTGCGCTCAGTCGTAGTTTCATGAGCTAAGCTAGCTTTCCAGAGCGACGTCGAGTCACGGTAGAAAGATGGCTTACTCGTCAGGTATCCCGTCTGTGACACCAATCGAGAATTCAGCTGTACATCAAACGAGGATACCATCTGTTTTCACATTGAGTGGAATGATGGCTTACGAGCTATCACATTGTTCACTGAGGTCGTACAGCTTCGAGGGAAGCTCGAATATCCCAGCGGACTAGGATATCCTGCTTTCGAAGTGATCTGCTCGTGCacgaattgatcgatatcatttGTTGTTATACCTGGCTTCTCGTCAAATCAGCAGCTACATCTGTATTTGTCGAGATAGATAATTATTCTGTCAGGATGATGACCAAgcttgctcaccttgatcatcttgccTACATCCCTCAATAAGTCCCTAGCCATCACAGCAACTTCCCTTATacgtccttcttcctctccaccTAGCGCTATTGCGCTAGCTTGCGCTTCGGGCATATCGACGGAGTCATGATCGCCCCATTCAGCCGTGAAGAAATTACGCGGCACATACTCTGGCCTAGGTATCGAGGGCGGCACGTGCCTTGGAGCAGGATAAGATGTGAgggcgaaagaagaaggaacgagTGGGTATCTGCCGAATTtagatggtccagcttcgtACGTGTATTTGTATAGGCCCAATGCTCTGAGTGTGGGTCTGAGCATCCTTGGCAGTCACACAGTCCCCACTTGCCGGATTGGACACCTCTTTTGACTATGTAGTAATGACGAATTGGAGGATGGTGAGGAATATCACACTTCACATAGCTTGCCTTCGCAAACCCACAGACCTTGTTCGAGTAAAATAGGAACCAGATTTTGGAGTCCCCACAAAAAGTACTCGCAATAACAAACTTTACCAtactcttccttcttcgagctgtgcttcttcctcatgaATCTTGCTTAAGATCAGTTCAATGTTCTGAGTGTGATATCAAAAACGACGAGATGCTTCTTGATGAATCAGTCGAGGCTGGTCCGTCGAGACTCCGCACGAAGGCACGACCCAACTTCAGAAGCGAGCAGGAGGGAGAAATGATCGAGATACCTTCTACCGGTGAGTCGCTCTATCTGACCTTTCGCCTGCGCCTCTGTGCTGCCGACTCTTCTTATCATTACTGATAGTCAGCACTCTGACCGCTGACTAACATATGACGTGATTTCTTGGTACAGGAGTCGAATTTTTCGAATATCGACGAAGACTCTTCCTTGCCGGTCTTCCTTTACCTATACCTCGTCCCATCAACTCGAATCTCAAGCATCCCACTATAAATTCAATGCCTTCAACTATCCATATACCCTCAACCCCTCCTGAGCCTTTACCTCGTCCGACCAATCCAACTTCCTCGAATTCAAGTGCCGTACAGAGGATAGAAGATCTTTTAGCCCTtgaaggaagcgaagagcTCCAGTCGACATGGGTCGCAGGTATAGATAAAGTAGCTAGTCAGTTACATGCGGGCAAGAGATTGAGTCGAGGATTACGTTTGGGTTTAGTAGTGAGTTGGGTTGAGTGGATCCTCATTTCTATCCGAATACAAGCATGAATTTGCACACTTGATGTTTCAGCTAACGCAAGCGCACGCAGATCAAGATATTGAAAGCTTCCTGGATCCAAGATGGGTTATGGCCCAAAGACGACGATGGACGACCGGTCAAGCCGCCCGAATCACCGATCATCCCCGGAGTAGAGCTGTTTCCTGAGACCGAAATCGGTCAAGATGACAGAAGGTATGATGAGAGAACTGGAATTGGGAAcggggatgggaatgggccAGAAAATGGGCATGGCAAGGGGAATGGACGTGAGAATGTGAGTAATGGGCATAAGGACAGAGGCGTAAGATTGGTCAATGGAAAGTGATTTTCAGCTTTCAGAGCAGCTATTAGCTGAAGATTGGGACGACAAAAGGATAAAGTCTGAATCATCACAAACAAAATACACGACAGTCAAATTCGTATTTCCCGCACTTCGACGATACCTTGAAATGTTGATACACCCGCATAAGTATACCATATATCACACATCATACGCACATATCTATACACTTTTGTACACTATACAACACATGTTACAAAGTCCTCTGTCTAATATGTCCTCAACTCCCATCTCGATCTGCATCGGTTCCAGTACACCTGGTCGACGGAAAGGTCAATAACTCTCCAAAACCGCCCATTTTACCTGATGACGACCTCAGCAGAAACGAGATGCCTCAATACAaattatccttcttcgtcaatctAAAAGATGCTGTTGAGCCAAATCGGGTCTAGCGTGTGAGCTTAACATCTCTATGAATCTAATTAGGTATTCTTCCGCGATACTTGAGAAGTAGAATTCGTGCGCCGCATTATGTGCCGACTCTTCATCATGAGGACATAGgcgtcagcttcagcttttCTTGTAAATCAGGCAAGATAGCCTGTCAGATGCTTACCTAGATTATGCGCAAGTTCTACAAATTTGAAATACCTGTCAGTCTGCATTGCCGAGGTGTCGCTTCAAACATTGGCACAGCTCACCATGTGCGATACTGAAATACCACGAGATGAAAGCTTCGCTCGTCTGTCCATCCTGGACCTGCTTATCATCTGCACAAACACCCATCAGCTTCATGCCATCTCTTGGCACGATGGATAGAAGGCACTCACGCCAAGCTTGATAATATCGTCTATATGGCGCGGAGTCGGAGGTCACGAGTCAATATGGGTTTTCTCAAAAGACGATTCGCCGACTCACGCATTGCAGAATATCGTGCCTCCCCTGTTGAAAGCTATCAACGGACCAGCATGGTCCCAAAATACATTCATGACCTCTGGCGCAAGCTATTATCACAACAGATTCATCAGCAATCAAAAACCAGCTCGTTGATGCCGCCGTGCGATTCATATTGTCCAGGAGGACCGTTGGACTCACGTTGAACGTCTTGCAGATCGGAAGTAAGATGTGAGTTGAGAATCGACGAGATACATCTAACTTGTCCATCAAGAAAGTCGATTGATTGGGCACATCTATAGGAACAAGAAAAGATCCTCTGTCAGTTTTCTCCACGCTTTGTCGCATATCTTGACCAACATACCTCTTGGTACCCAGATATTCAGCCCAACAGTAGATTCAGCACCTATGACTATCGTGAACAATATGTTCGTCAGCCTTTTGTTCCCCTTGCAAGGGTACTGCAAGGATATTGACTCACCCCGGACAAGATCGGCCTGAGCAGTGGTATCGCAATAAGTATCTTGACTCTCCGATACGTCTCTGACCGCTTGTCTCGAGTCATTGATCTGAGTTCCCTTCTCAGGTCGAGAAGCATCAAGCGCTTTCTGAACGGTGTTTCCTATGTACGACGATCATATCAGCATTGCACGGCACAGACTGTCCTCGTGGCTGTGGACTCGTGACAGTATGGGTGAAAatggacgaaggagatcTGGGCACTCACGAATATCGTTCATATCGGTAGGACGCCTTGTATTCCAATTGGGCGGCACGAATCCTCCCATCCCAGTTGCGGTTCCGCTTGAGTAGCTTGGGCCCGACGGGGGCATGCCATGCGACGCTCCGCCCCAAGCTGGGCTCCCAGACGCTTTAAGCTGATTCATGATATCCGCGCCAAATCCGCCAGGCATAGAAGGCGATTTTGAGATGCTTTTCCTTCTAAACCTATCCAATAGCCCATGTTTGCTCTTGATGCTGCTAGTatctttctcatcattcactgTGGTGGTTGAAGACAGACTCGTATTATCGACCGACATTCGCTTTTGACCAATCACTGCATTATGGTTACTCTTCTCCGGAGCAGGGCCCTGACTTATGGGCACGGAATCTGCTTGTTGTTTCTTCCGTTCAGCTTGAATTCGCagtttctcctccttctgaAGGTTCAATATCCTATCGACATTGAAACCCCTCTTCTTGAGCGCCATCAGAGGCGTGGACAAGATAGAGTAAAGCAGTAAGGCGTCATCTGCTTTAGGGGATTTTAGCAGTATGTCACAGAGTGAGGAAGCGATATCGTAATCGTCCATTTGAGCCGTCGTGGAGATCGTCAAAATGATTGATTTTCCTATACCTCGACCTCTCGAAGCCGTCGCATAAAGGATCTCGTAATGGTAGTGTTCGTTCTTCCCGTTCTTGTAGGTGTACTTGACTTTGAGTTCCCTGACTTCCTGAATGGTAAAattcccttccttcgataGGTTTTCCGACGTGTATTCCGATTGCTTCCTTCGAGCCTCAGCTAAGAAGATCGTTAATCTCTCCAGAACATGTCGGCGGAGAGCTTGAGCGTGATCTGATGGATGCGGGCTAGGCGAATCGGATATGTATTGTCGCTTGACGAAGGACGTGAGCGATCTCGCGCCAAGCGAGGTGTAGAATTCTTCCAAGATATGCTCCTGACAGgacacatcagctgatcattgatATACCGCAAGAGTCATTAGTCCAGCTCACCTCTGGTGCAGCGAGGATGTACTGTCCGAAATATTGCAAAAGTGTCACGCTGTCGACGACAGACACGTCCGCAGCTCGACACAAGACCCATTCTCTCTCATACTCGTTCTCTTCACCTCCGCCAGTCCACGAACTTAGCAACTTCTTCGCTGACTTCTTGGAAGGCACACGTTGAGATGCCAGAAGGAACGGTGTGGTTTTCATAGCTGTTCTGGTTGACTGATCGAACATCATCCAATTGGCAGCTAAAAGTCGCAATTGATCGAGATATCTACAGGAAACTTCGATAAGCTGTCACATCTGACTGGTGATTGAGGAAACGCACTTTTCCGCCGATCCAGCCTGTTCGAGCATTTTATGCGGTTCACTCATGAGTAAGACCGCGATATCCTTCACACTGGGCTCGGATCTGACGCCGCAGTACCTCAAAAAGATATTTGCCCTTTCACCGAAATCAACAAAAGTGAACGCCGATTTGAACAGATCTTCGCCTCCGTCCTTGGTCACAAAGTAGACTTGATTCGATCGGTAGAAGTTGACGTCTCCGTTGGACGAAGTCACCGGTATGAAAGGAAAGGCTCGCAAAGTGTCGATCGTGCCGCTAAGAGAATGACCTAGACGAGTTGACATGTACTGTGTCGAACGACAATCAGCTTGTGCGCTCAGAGCGACTCATTGGAACGCCGCTCACCTCaaagatcttcttcgctttggcaGTATCCCTTGTGACGTTCGCTTTCAATGCTTCGATCAATTGATCCATGGGCGGATCACTCTGTATGCCGAGCTTTGCAGCGTTCTCGGGAGTAGCGACTGTAGGCTGTGCCACTGAGAAGCCTAAGATCGAACATTGCGGATTCGTAAACACCTGTGAAAGAGACTGCATTAGCTATCAATTTTCCGCTTTCATGCCCGAAACACTGACTCGTCCGGGTTTGGCCAGAATGTTATCCCCCACATAAGTCGTCGCAGGTATGAAAGCGACTTCCGAGAATGCCTCAGATCTGAACATTGGATAGTGGTTGTGCGTATTCGACAGCAAATACTGCAAAGCCTTTTCGTTTGCTGGTGGCCGTCCCGCGGCTATACCTAGCAACACATCTATGGGTGGGAATCTTCTGAGTCCCAGAGTAAACAGCAATTTGGCTGCCCGAGTGTAAgcccatccatccattcaaTTCTCATGATGTttcaagctcaccttcttcggaaTTCGATCTCCACTTGCCTTCTCCCCAATCTAACAACGGTAATCCCAGATCCCGCATAGCTTGAACAGGTTCGTATAGCTGAAACGGCTTTTGTCTGATCACTGGCTTCTTACTCCCATCATCGGGACTTTCGATTTCCAGAGGAAAAGCAGCAGTCTGTTTTAGTCTTTTCAGTTCATCATCCGAGAGACTGTCTTTGACTGAGACCAAGTATTTCATAAGATCTTGGCATGTCCAAGATCCACCTCCGACCAATCTGTCACCAGTGACTATCAGCTGAAATCCTCATAACGCATAGGTGTTGAACTTACCTGGAGAAGACGAGCTGGAGATCAACTGTTTTTCTCACTCCGATCGCAAGAAGCATCTTCTCCATACCTCCCTTGATAGCTGTACCTTTTGGCAAAGCGATGGTGGGTAGATCGGCAAATAGCAGATTCTTCTCAAAGTACGCTTCGGAGGGTTTCTTGAAACCCGCTTTGGTAGGTATACAAGGCACATCTTTCAATTCTAAGGCTATAGCAGTTTGCTGATTGGCAGCTAAATTTGCCCAAGCTCTGCCCAACATGCCCAGAACCTTTTCCGCGAACTCTGGTGAAGTTCTTATGTCCGTCTCGGCGGATGCTTGAGGGGTATTTGATAATGGCGGATTGATGAGGAAAGTCACATACTGCAATACGCTAAGCTCGGTCCAGCCGAATATGATATATATCGAATTGGCTTTCAGGTCTTTTGTGATACTGTAAGGTAGCGTGTGGTCCGGGAGGGGCATATCCGGGGGGATGATCGCATTATGAGGCTTCACGAAGGTTTGGACAGTCGATAGTGGTAAAACCTTTCCGTTATCCTGTATCAATATCGCGGCTTCTAGCAATTTGTTTCTGACGGAAATGTTGGCTCCTTCCATAGATGCTATACCTTGCCACCATGTGAGgcagctgatcatctccaCTTCCGTTAAGGGCCTGTCATTCAGCTGTCTGACAACGTCATCGAAGGTGACTTCTCTAAGGAGAGATCGTTCACGTAACCTAGCAATGGATTTAGGAGCTTCATCGATAGTTGAGGGTGTTACAACCGGTAGATCGGGCAAAAATCTCTGCAAATCTGCTGAGGGCATCCTGACTTCACTGATTGGTAATATACCAGCGACTGAAATGATAGGGAAAGTCCGATTGTCCGTCGCACATCCGTAGAAAGCAGATTCCATTTCTTGACCGACCACGTTCGATGGTGTGGTAgtcttgaaggtgaagaatCGTAAAGCATGCAATCCTCTCTTGAGAATCCTATCTCGAGCATCTTTATCTTCGGGCTTATTGGATGTTGCTAGCCAAGCGGTCCGCAATTCTTGCATTTCTAACTCGTAAATTAATCTCGACAAGTATCCTCCAATCCATAATAGCTCTCTATTCCAATATGACACATGTCTGTCGACCAGATCTATCGATTCTCTTTCGACCGTCGGGATAAACCTTGCTGCCAAATGACCGCCTATACCGGTGGTTTGAGAGGTAGCTTGACCTATAAAGACTTTCGCCGATTTTTCGCTCTCCAATGGCGGACAAAGACCGCCGAAAACT harbors:
- a CDS encoding methionine aminopeptidase, type I, which gives rise to MLRPTLRALGLYKYTYEAGPSKFGRYPLVPSSFALTSYPAPRHVPPSIPRPEYVPRNFFTAEWGDHDSVDMPEAQASAIALGGEEEGRIREVAVMARDLLRDVGKMIKPGITTNDIDQFVHEQITSKAGYPSPLGYSSFPRSCTTSVNNVIAHGIPDDRPLHPEDIINVDLTIYYKGYHGDTSATFVLPDVDKPGRDLVEATQEALEVGIKACKPGRKYKDIGMEIEEFAKRHGFSVNGQFSGHGIGDVFHRPPWIFHCRNNEPGVLMPGDCFTIEPCLVQGSNARGELWDDGWTMVTESGARSAQFEHQVLITEDGVDVLTR